In Mycoplasma sp. OR1901, the following are encoded in one genomic region:
- a CDS encoding leucine-rich repeat domain-containing protein, translating into MSVKNNLIISDTTGYLVIDKSNIDKYIEEGYISKNNYFDWYELVKSIDNYSSIKWMLDKNLKINTKVKILHLSLPNVTVMVYEQFKNNTSLISIDMPNVAVVVRGAFEGATSLMNVNLPGAKEVHDQAFKNTLSLTNLNIPNVNYIGANTFESSKYIDILVDSNKNNLAIINNILIDGTKATGDIKIPEHVTSIYDSAFKNNTSLTSVDMPKVTKIGFHSFWGNTSLISVNMPNVNEIEGYAFANTTSLINVNVPNLISISTNAFESSKYLENLIDSNKNNLVVINNILIDGTKAIGDIKIPEYVTEILKYAFRNNNSLTSVNMPNVTKIGSGAFERNTNLTSVNMPKVKVIGIDAFRNNVSLKTVNMPNVTKIDSYAFYNTSLTNVDLKNLVQINESSFAHNKLLTSVNMPNLTEIGVNAFEWNVSLKTVNLPNIKVIPWGVFSRTKSLVSLNIPNVTSIYYRSAFKSSKYLKNLIDSNKNNLAIINNILVDGTKATGDIKIPEHVTKISRGAFESNNSLTSIDLANITEISSESFIKNTSLISVNMPNATEIHFNAFKDNTSLRNVNMPNVTTIGGYAFENNTSLASIDLPNVKDIYEGAFKNNRSLTTINMPKVTKIGNEAFEGSRYLTSVNMPNINYISFNAFENTNITYEKSIVPSSMSKNEFYDLKNNLTKPYKKEK; encoded by the coding sequence ATGAGTGTAAAAAATAATTTAATTATAAGTGATACAACGGGGTATTTAGTAATCGATAAAAGCAATATAGATAAATATATTGAGGAAGGTTATATATCTAAAAATAATTATTTTGATTGATATGAGTTAGTAAAATCAATCGATAATTATTCATCAATTAAGTGAATGTTAGATAAAAATTTAAAAATAAACACAAAAGTCAAAATTTTACATTTAAGTCTTCCGAATGTAACTGTTATGGTATATGAACAGTTCAAAAATAATACATCCTTAATAAGTATCGATATGCCAAACGTAGCAGTAGTTGTTAGAGGAGCATTTGAAGGAGCTACATCTTTAATGAATGTTAATTTACCAGGTGCAAAAGAAGTTCATGATCAAGCTTTTAAAAACACCTTATCTTTAACCAATCTTAATATCCCTAATGTAAATTATATCGGAGCTAATACATTCGAATCATCCAAATATATTGATATTTTGGTTGATTCCAATAAAAACAATCTTGCTATTATTAATAACATACTTATTGACGGCACAAAGGCTACAGGTGATATTAAAATACCAGAACATGTAACTTCAATTTATGATAGTGCTTTTAAAAACAATACATCCCTAACGAGTGTTGATATGCCAAAAGTGACCAAAATTGGCTTTCATTCTTTTTGAGGAAATACGTCTTTAATTAGTGTTAACATGCCAAATGTAAATGAAATTGAGGGATATGCATTTGCTAATACGACTTCTTTAATTAATGTTAATGTTCCAAATCTGATTAGTATCAGTACAAACGCATTTGAATCATCCAAATATCTTGAAAATTTAATTGATTCAAATAAAAACAATTTAGTTGTCATTAACAATATACTTATTGACGGCACAAAAGCTATAGGTGATATTAAAATACCAGAATATGTAACTGAAATTTTAAAATATGCTTTTAGAAATAATAATTCTTTAACTAGCGTAAACATGCCTAATGTAACTAAAATAGGTAGTGGTGCTTTTGAACGCAATACCAATTTAACAAGTGTTAATATGCCAAAGGTTAAGGTTATTGGTATTGACGCTTTCCGTAATAATGTGTCTTTAAAAACTGTAAACATGCCTAATGTAACTAAAATAGATAGCTATGCTTTTTATAACACTTCATTGACAAATGTTGATTTGAAAAATTTAGTTCAAATTAATGAATCGTCTTTTGCTCATAATAAATTATTAACAAGTGTTAATATGCCTAATTTAACAGAAATTGGTGTGAATGCATTTGAATGAAATGTGTCTTTAAAAACTGTTAATTTACCTAATATAAAGGTAATTCCTTGAGGTGTTTTTAGTCGCACTAAATCTTTAGTAAGTTTAAATATACCAAATGTAACTTCTATTTATTATCGTAGCGCATTTAAATCATCAAAATACCTTAAAAACTTAATTGATTCAAATAAAAACAATTTAGCTATTATTAACAATATACTTGTTGATGGTACAAAAGCTACAGGTGATATTAAAATACCGGAACATGTAACAAAAATTAGTAGAGGTGCTTTTGAGAGCAATAATTCTTTAACTAGTATTGATTTAGCGAATATAACTGAAATTAGTAGTGAATCTTTTATTAAAAATACTAGTTTAATAAGTGTTAATATGCCGAATGCGACCGAAATTCATTTTAATGCTTTTAAGGATAATACATCCCTAAGGAATGTTAATATGCCTAATGTAACAACAATTGGAGGATATGCTTTTGAAAATAATACATCATTAGCTAGCATTGATTTACCAAATGTAAAGGATATTTATGAAGGCGCTTTCAAAAACAACAGATCTCTTACAACAATTAATATGCCAAAAGTAACTAAAATCGGTAACGAAGCTTTCGAGGGTTCAAGATATTTAACAAGTGTTAATATGCCAAATATAAACTATATTAGTTTTAATGCATTCGAGAACACAAATATTACATATGAAAAATCAATAGTACCTTCATCCATGTCAAAAAATGAATTTTATGATTTAAAAAATAATCTAACAAAGCCATATAAAAAAGAAAAATAA
- a CDS encoding ABC transporter permease, producing the protein MFSQLSNLFKRHFLIFAKDKKRIFFTFMSPMIVLLCFALFARNIYIGQMPKQTPEIIKNQYADISLMIGLLSVTTFTNAISLSSVMVTDSERKILNDLYMTPVKTSVIRLSYLLFNIFLNILITTLMYLISIFWMLGNKTFIVNNQTTIPFQKGMYIWFSVIIGCILNSAIFVFIFSYVSNSAAFSALSASLSGIAGFLIGAFVPLITFPRALAEISSLIPATQISNLIKYFALKDLSFINQSNASFEFYILLGQDIKWWGSLLYATSWIALMFTLNFAIKVPKIR; encoded by the coding sequence ATGTTTAGTCAGTTAAGCAATTTATTTAAAAGGCATTTTTTAATCTTTGCAAAAGATAAAAAAAGAATTTTCTTTACCTTCATGAGCCCTATGATTGTACTTTTATGTTTTGCTTTATTCGCAAGAAATATTTACATTGGCCAAATGCCAAAACAAACCCCAGAAATCATTAAAAACCAATATGCCGATATAAGTTTAATGATTGGACTTTTATCAGTAACCACATTTACAAACGCAATTAGTTTATCAAGTGTTATGGTTACTGACTCTGAGAGAAAAATATTAAATGATTTATATATGACACCAGTGAAAACTAGTGTTATACGTCTAAGTTACCTGCTATTTAACATATTTTTAAATATCTTAATTACAACACTAATGTATCTAATAAGTATTTTTTGAATGCTAGGTAACAAAACATTCATTGTAAACAACCAAACTACCATTCCATTCCAAAAAGGAATGTATATCTGATTTAGCGTTATAATTGGATGTATCTTAAATAGTGCTATATTTGTATTTATATTCAGTTATGTTTCAAATAGTGCTGCATTTAGTGCTTTAAGCGCTTCTTTAAGTGGTATCGCAGGATTTTTAATTGGTGCATTTGTCCCACTAATTACATTCCCAAGAGCACTAGCTGAGATATCAAGTTTAATACCTGCCACCCAAATTAGTAATTTAATTAAATATTTCGCACTAAAAGACTTGTCATTTATAAACCAAAGTAACGCAAGTTTTGAATTCTATATTCTATTAGGACAAGATATTAAATGGTGAGGGTCATTACTATATGCAACTAGTTGAATTGCATTAATGTTTACACTTAATTTTGCGATTAAAGTACCTAAAATTAGGTAA
- a CDS encoding ABC transporter ATP-binding protein, whose protein sequence is MESNKLNASIKNNENDEVIIIKNLVKSFKKYKALKGISFSVKKGELFGFLGLNGAGKTTTLNIILGLLKRDSGDVLIHGKSIDDDIVSIRNQIGIVFQESILDPGLNVYQNLLVRASLYKSFFKNQTPKQVVEQIMEEFQLNDFADRNYSALSGGQKRRVDIARALVHKPSILFLDEPTTGLDPNSRKLVWEILNKIQKERKLTILLTTHYMEEANNCNRAIIIQKGEKLVEGTPSELKSKYSSSHIKIYKMSSTLNDSILKSNLDFKIDNNVYTIKFKDYNEGSKWIKEHIKDIEDYEFFKGSMDEVFLNVTEQFGGKNV, encoded by the coding sequence ATGGAATCAAATAAATTAAATGCAAGTATAAAAAATAATGAAAATGATGAAGTTATAATAATTAAAAACTTGGTCAAAAGCTTTAAGAAATATAAAGCACTTAAAGGCATTTCTTTTAGCGTTAAAAAAGGCGAATTGTTTGGTTTTTTAGGTCTAAACGGAGCAGGTAAAACAACCACACTGAATATTATTTTAGGTCTACTTAAACGCGATAGCGGTGATGTTTTAATACACGGTAAAAGCATCGATGATGACATAGTATCTATAAGAAATCAAATCGGTATAGTTTTCCAAGAATCCATTTTAGATCCAGGTCTAAATGTTTACCAAAATTTACTAGTAAGAGCAAGTTTATACAAATCATTTTTTAAAAATCAAACCCCAAAACAAGTTGTAGAACAAATTATGGAAGAGTTCCAACTAAATGATTTTGCAGACAGAAATTATTCAGCACTTAGTGGTGGACAAAAAAGAAGAGTTGATATCGCAAGAGCGCTAGTTCACAAACCTTCAATTCTATTTCTAGATGAGCCAACCACTGGACTAGATCCTAATTCAAGAAAATTAGTTTGAGAAATACTTAATAAAATACAAAAAGAACGTAAATTAACTATCTTATTAACAACACATTACATGGAAGAAGCAAACAATTGTAATAGAGCAATAATTATTCAAAAAGGTGAAAAATTAGTTGAAGGAACACCTTCAGAACTTAAGTCAAAATATTCAAGTTCTCATATTAAAATTTATAAAATGTCAAGTACGTTAAACGATTCTATTTTAAAATCAAACTTAGATTTTAAAATAGATAATAATGTTTATACCATTAAATTTAAAGACTACAACGAAGGTTCAAAATGAATTAAAGAACATATCAAAGATATTGAAGATTACGAATTTTTCAAAGGTTCAATGGATGAAGTTTTTTTAAATGTAACCGAACAATTCGGAGGTAAAAATGTTTAG
- the tig gene encoding trigger factor codes for MIKHTQDNKNSQVVVSYTIKSDEFQKLFNELVDKKAQKVKVQGYRPGKAPIDKLRSYVNKEEVFTTLINDLARNKFAEVAKHISENKLSVIAHIYELDVKNEENGDVVINYNFPILPDLKKLSLKDIETKFNFKKVGKKEIEDAKLEISEKFNGLAEVTDKNEKTVEGDTVNIDFKGFIDDVAFQGGEAEGHDLLLGSKTFIPGFEDQLIGKKVGYKGDVVVKFPSDYFVKEYRDKEATFQVTINAIKRPSKFDFNDEFVKGFKIEGVETLKDFEKLLKNKKEVEFFLDSIRQFELDTVEEIIKKSDLQINHQLIKDRIAKLEEDFNNSLKQYGLKRKEYLSFVKTTEEELNDEFNKIASSELKKSLVHEYLFGELKVNDEDKDFQEFKEKLQLTGEKGIPGNSKEEIEKTKQEIVKAVTFNYKLLVLLKKEKDAEELKKLALKLQFTF; via the coding sequence ATGATTAAACATACACAAGATAATAAAAATTCTCAAGTTGTTGTTTCATACACAATTAAATCTGACGAATTTCAAAAATTATTTAACGAATTAGTAGATAAAAAAGCACAAAAGGTTAAAGTACAAGGTTACAGACCAGGTAAAGCTCCAATTGATAAATTAAGATCATACGTAAACAAAGAAGAAGTTTTCACAACTCTTATTAACGACTTAGCAAGAAATAAATTTGCAGAAGTTGCAAAACACATTTCAGAAAATAAATTATCAGTAATTGCACACATTTACGAATTAGACGTTAAAAACGAAGAAAACGGTGATGTAGTTATTAACTACAACTTCCCAATTTTACCTGACTTAAAAAAACTTTCTTTAAAAGATATTGAAACAAAATTCAACTTTAAAAAAGTTGGTAAAAAAGAAATCGAAGATGCTAAATTAGAAATCTCAGAAAAATTTAACGGATTAGCTGAAGTAACTGACAAAAACGAAAAAACTGTTGAAGGTGATACAGTTAACATCGACTTCAAAGGTTTCATTGATGATGTTGCTTTCCAAGGCGGAGAAGCTGAAGGACATGATTTATTATTAGGTTCTAAAACTTTCATTCCTGGTTTCGAAGATCAATTAATTGGTAAAAAAGTTGGTTACAAAGGTGATGTTGTTGTTAAATTCCCATCTGATTACTTTGTAAAAGAATATAGAGATAAAGAAGCTACATTCCAAGTTACAATTAACGCAATTAAAAGACCATCAAAATTTGACTTTAACGATGAATTTGTTAAAGGTTTCAAAATTGAGGGTGTTGAAACATTAAAAGATTTCGAAAAATTATTAAAAAACAAAAAAGAAGTAGAATTCTTCTTAGACTCAATTAGACAATTTGAATTAGATACAGTTGAAGAAATCATTAAAAAATCTGATTTACAAATTAACCACCAATTAATCAAAGATAGAATTGCTAAATTGGAAGAAGACTTTAACAATTCATTAAAACAATACGGTCTAAAAAGAAAAGAATACCTTTCATTCGTTAAAACTACAGAAGAAGAATTAAACGATGAATTCAATAAAATCGCTAGTTCAGAACTTAAAAAATCATTAGTACACGAATACTTATTTGGTGAACTTAAAGTAAATGATGAAGATAAAGATTTCCAAGAATTTAAAGAAAAATTACAATTAACTGGAGAAAAAGGTATCCCAGGTAATTCAAAAGAAGAAATCGAAAAAACAAAACAAGAAATTGTAAAAGCAGTTACATTTAACTACAAATTACTTGTATTATTGAAAAAAGAAAAAGATGCTGAAGAACTTAAAAAATTAGCATTAAAATTACAATTTACTTTCTAA
- a CDS encoding NAD(P)H-dependent glycerol-3-phosphate dehydrogenase — protein MKYKYDFGFIGTGAYGSALANVLSYNNKKISMYGIDQKEIEDINNGHNQKYFGSNNFFNKDNIFATNNLEEVVLNSRYIVLAIPSSAIRVVLKQISDVIKFKRINLINLSKGIEPSTELFFSQFIKKKFSKNLKNLATLLGPSFAIEIFNKELTVINIVGENKEYNDELVNCFNNNYFKLVENNNEIGLELFASLKNVLAIGLGIASIATESRNTNAALITIGIQEMITIYQKLTNDYNNDFVYQFAGIGDTFLTCTSVKSRNYTFGTMIGEFGINKALEKTNGTVEGYTTAKSLDKIIKNSNINAPFFENIIQILSDKKEHMKICDFITKNS, from the coding sequence ATGAAATATAAATACGACTTTGGTTTTATTGGAACAGGTGCTTATGGTAGTGCTTTAGCAAATGTTCTATCATATAATAATAAAAAAATATCAATGTACGGCATTGACCAAAAAGAAATTGAAGATATCAATAATGGACACAATCAAAAATATTTTGGGTCCAATAATTTTTTTAATAAGGATAATATTTTTGCAACTAATAACTTAGAAGAAGTGGTTTTAAACTCACGTTATATTGTTTTAGCTATACCTTCAAGTGCAATAAGAGTGGTTTTAAAACAAATAAGTGATGTGATTAAATTTAAAAGAATAAATTTAATCAATTTATCAAAAGGTATCGAACCATCAACTGAACTTTTTTTTAGCCAATTTATTAAGAAAAAATTTAGTAAAAATTTAAAAAATTTAGCTACCCTATTAGGTCCTTCTTTCGCTATAGAAATTTTTAATAAAGAACTAACTGTAATCAATATTGTCGGAGAAAATAAAGAATACAATGATGAATTAGTTAATTGTTTTAATAACAATTACTTTAAATTAGTTGAAAATAATAATGAGATAGGATTGGAACTATTTGCATCACTTAAAAATGTTCTTGCAATAGGTTTAGGAATTGCTTCTATTGCGACAGAAAGCAGAAACACTAATGCAGCTTTAATAACAATTGGGATACAAGAAATGATAACTATATATCAGAAATTAACAAATGATTATAATAATGATTTTGTATATCAATTCGCAGGTATTGGAGATACTTTCTTAACATGTACATCAGTTAAAAGTAGAAATTATACATTTGGAACAATGATTGGTGAGTTCGGTATAAATAAAGCTTTAGAGAAAACAAATGGTACAGTTGAAGGTTATACAACTGCTAAATCACTAGATAAAATTATTAAAAATAGCAATATAAATGCACCGTTTTTTGAAAATATTATACAAATACTTTCAGACAAAAAAGAGCATATGAAAATATGTGATTTTATAACTAAAAATAGCTAA
- a CDS encoding Atu2307/SP_0267 family LLM class monooxygenase, giving the protein MKIELGISTFGETTKLESTGKIESHHKRIKDLIEEMVLADEVGLDVFAVGEHHRDDFAISSPEMILAAGAVKTKNIILTSAVTVLSSNDPVRVYQNFAHVDLMSDGRAEIMVGRGSFTESFPLFGYQLRDYDGLFDEKLDMLLEIKRDINLNWKGTYTQTVENRPVYPRALNMPIWVATGGNPNSTIDIATRKLPIVYAIIGGNPHDFKPLVQAYRAIYKEASKADKNPSFENMKVGSHSWGYIDETDELAAQKYWHPVKLFVDRIASERPHWTELTKERYERMIGPEGAVFVGSPETVAKKIISVMETVELNRFLIHLPVGSMDHKDIMNSIRLFGEKVAPIVRKHFEDKEDFAVKYMK; this is encoded by the coding sequence ATGAAAATAGAATTAGGTATCTCAACATTTGGTGAAACAACCAAATTAGAATCAACAGGAAAAATTGAATCACACCACAAAAGAATTAAAGATTTAATCGAAGAAATGGTGTTAGCTGATGAAGTAGGACTTGATGTTTTCGCGGTAGGTGAACACCACAGAGATGATTTTGCAATTTCAAGCCCTGAAATGATCTTAGCTGCAGGAGCAGTTAAAACAAAAAACATTATTTTAACTAGTGCTGTAACAGTTTTATCATCAAACGACCCAGTTAGAGTTTATCAAAACTTCGCACATGTTGACTTAATGTCAGATGGTAGAGCAGAAATCATGGTTGGTAGAGGTTCATTCACTGAATCATTCCCATTATTTGGTTACCAATTAAGAGATTATGATGGATTATTTGATGAAAAATTAGACATGTTACTTGAAATTAAACGTGACATTAATCTAAATTGAAAAGGAACATATACACAGACTGTTGAAAACAGACCAGTATATCCTAGAGCATTAAATATGCCTATTTGAGTTGCAACAGGAGGAAACCCTAACTCAACAATTGATATCGCAACACGTAAATTACCAATTGTTTACGCAATTATCGGTGGAAACCCACACGACTTTAAACCACTTGTACAAGCTTACCGTGCAATTTATAAAGAAGCTTCTAAAGCTGACAAAAACCCTTCATTCGAAAACATGAAAGTTGGTTCACACTCATGAGGTTACATCGATGAAACAGATGAATTAGCAGCACAAAAATACTGACACCCTGTTAAATTATTCGTTGACCGTATCGCAAGTGAAAGACCTCACTGAACAGAATTAACTAAAGAAAGATACGAAAGAATGATAGGTCCAGAAGGAGCTGTATTCGTAGGTAGCCCTGAAACAGTTGCTAAGAAAATTATTAGCGTTATGGAAACAGTTGAATTAAACAGATTCTTAATTCACTTACCAGTAGGTTCAATGGATCATAAAGATATAATGAATTCAATTAGATTATTCGGTGAAAAAGTAGCACCAATCGTTAGAAAACACTTTGAAGATAAAGAAGATTTCGCAGTAAAATACATGAAATAA
- a CDS encoding trigger factor-related chaperone — MKSITRKVTLEKEFWINVQNQALHYLESKKEKGINQAKILDESTRTIIFFEKMKLHEELLSKYDDPNVYLAPILINKDITVEKAGLEFKVFYITEEEYNDFASDLTNRPDFKLPENYDAQINTFVDNYVQNFSFKNDIKGEIKLNNEVGLEIYKADINRKDRIVLIANNNDQKSLEYALIGKKVGDKFTYKFTEEETYEIHILNAKEVVKTPLSDDNVNQLQIPEIKNLDDAKKYVYGTIKSGMVDESLVTYGFQIVDQVSKLNLKKFNFPIELLEDKISEIDPQKIANLKPEEVASTIYERFVAQWILIKRFKLNASQTDMNEEINKINASMTPAEASRISIRKVIDIILIKKIGLVYLQKYEPNTYKQNFETK, encoded by the coding sequence ATGAAATCAATTACAAGAAAAGTAACTTTAGAAAAAGAATTTTGAATTAATGTTCAAAATCAGGCATTACATTATTTGGAGTCTAAAAAAGAAAAAGGGATAAACCAAGCTAAAATTTTAGATGAATCAACTAGAACAATAATATTTTTCGAAAAAATGAAATTACACGAAGAATTATTATCTAAATATGATGATCCAAACGTTTATCTAGCACCAATTTTAATTAATAAAGACATTACTGTTGAAAAAGCAGGACTTGAATTTAAAGTCTTTTACATCACAGAAGAAGAATATAACGATTTTGCTTCAGACTTAACCAATAGACCAGATTTTAAATTACCGGAAAATTATGACGCACAAATTAATACATTCGTAGATAATTATGTTCAAAATTTCAGCTTTAAAAATGATATAAAAGGTGAAATTAAACTTAATAATGAAGTTGGATTAGAAATATATAAAGCTGATATCAACAGAAAAGATAGAATTGTATTAATCGCTAATAATAATGATCAAAAAAGTCTTGAATATGCATTAATCGGTAAAAAAGTAGGTGATAAATTTACTTACAAATTTACTGAAGAAGAAACATATGAAATACATATATTAAATGCTAAAGAAGTTGTAAAAACTCCTCTAAGCGATGATAATGTAAATCAACTTCAAATACCAGAAATCAAAAATTTAGATGATGCAAAGAAATATGTATATGGAACTATAAAAAGCGGAATGGTTGATGAAAGTTTAGTTACATACGGTTTTCAAATTGTTGACCAAGTAAGTAAATTAAACCTAAAGAAATTTAATTTCCCAATCGAACTTCTAGAAGATAAAATTTCAGAAATAGACCCACAAAAAATTGCTAACTTAAAACCAGAAGAAGTTGCAAGTACTATTTATGAAAGATTTGTTGCACAATGAATTTTAATTAAAAGATTTAAATTAAACGCATCTCAAACTGATATGAATGAAGAAATAAACAAAATAAATGCTTCTATGACACCAGCTGAAGCAAGCCGAATTAGTATCAGAAAGGTAATAGATATAATCTTAATTAAAAAAATAGGTTTAGTATATTTACAAAAATATGAACCAAATACTTATAAACAAAATTTTGAAACAAAATAA
- the rplS gene encoding 50S ribosomal protein L19, protein MRNKLIEAVEKSQLRTDIPAFTTGDNVKVSVRIREGEKERIQIFEGLVISKKESGTRETFTVRKISYGIGVERTFPVHSPLIAHIEVVRSNKVRRKRLFFMRDRKGKSARLKEIKRK, encoded by the coding sequence ATGAGAAATAAATTAATTGAAGCTGTTGAAAAATCACAATTACGTACAGATATTCCTGCATTTACAACAGGAGATAACGTTAAAGTTTCAGTACGTATCCGTGAAGGTGAAAAAGAACGTATTCAGATTTTTGAAGGATTAGTAATTTCTAAAAAAGAATCAGGAACAAGAGAAACATTTACAGTAAGAAAAATTTCTTACGGTATTGGAGTTGAAAGAACTTTCCCAGTTCACTCACCTCTAATTGCTCACATTGAAGTTGTTCGTTCAAACAAGGTTCGTAGAAAAAGATTATTCTTTATGAGAGATCGTAAAGGTAAAAGTGCACGTCTTAAAGAAATTAAAAGAAAATAA
- the trmD gene encoding tRNA (guanosine(37)-N1)-methyltransferase TrmD yields MKFNFLTLFPKYFEPFINESIINKAVQNDLLEINVVDFRNFSTNKHRKVDDEIYGGGHGLLLQIEPIDLALDSLPNRGGYKILVSPQGKKFTQEIANDLAKKYDQITFISGRYEGFDERIVDLVDIELSIGDYVLTGGELPSMVMADSIARLVPNVIKAESHIYDSFQGDGLLDYPQYTRPREYKGMKVPEVLFSGNHKEIEAWKKEFQIKKTLKNRPDIIERIKNEK; encoded by the coding sequence ATGAAATTTAATTTTTTGACTCTGTTTCCAAAATATTTTGAACCCTTTATTAATGAAAGTATTATTAATAAAGCAGTTCAAAATGACTTATTAGAAATAAATGTAGTTGATTTCAGAAATTTTAGTACTAACAAACATCGCAAAGTTGATGATGAAATTTACGGTGGCGGACATGGGTTATTATTACAAATAGAACCAATTGATTTAGCGCTTGATTCACTACCAAATAGAGGTGGTTATAAAATATTAGTTTCGCCACAAGGTAAAAAATTTACTCAAGAAATTGCGAATGATTTAGCAAAAAAATATGATCAAATTACATTTATATCCGGTAGATATGAAGGCTTTGACGAAAGAATTGTTGACTTAGTAGATATAGAACTCTCAATTGGAGATTATGTATTAACAGGTGGCGAATTACCTTCAATGGTAATGGCAGATTCTATAGCACGTTTAGTGCCAAACGTTATTAAAGCAGAATCACATATTTATGACTCCTTTCAAGGAGATGGATTACTAGATTATCCACAATACACTAGACCTAGAGAGTACAAAGGAATGAAAGTTCCTGAAGTACTATTTAGTGGAAATCATAAGGAAATTGAAGCTTGAAAAAAAGAATTTCAGATCAAAAAAACATTAAAAAATAGACCAGATATTATTGAAAGGATTAAAAATGAGAAATAA
- the rpsP gene encoding 30S ribosomal protein S16, which yields MVKLRLKRMGSKFRPVYKIVAADARAPRDGKFIEALGHYNPSTKELVLNKEATAKWLSQGAKPTLTVANLLKSSK from the coding sequence ATGGTAAAATTAAGATTAAAAAGAATGGGGAGCAAATTCAGACCAGTATACAAAATAGTTGCTGCTGACGCTAGAGCTCCACGTGATGGTAAATTTATTGAAGCACTTGGACACTACAACCCTTCAACAAAAGAATTAGTCCTAAACAAAGAAGCTACAGCTAAATGATTAAGTCAAGGTGCTAAACCTACTTTAACAGTTGCAAACTTATTAAAATCTTCTAAATAA